The Litchfieldia alkalitelluris genome has a window encoding:
- a CDS encoding VanZ family protein — MNLISINICRLVPIIYMSWIWLQSAKFNPSSIEHVFYDLDFKVILLIGGTLEFAHLIEFGILYVFLIVAFLTLGPLTKKKEVAALIIAITYSFIDEIHQYYVPYRSFSQIDMVKNLIGIWFFWWLVRRTYYNRNSKLGAFFRGIQ; from the coding sequence ATGAACCTCATCAGTATCAATATCTGTAGACTAGTCCCCATTATTTACATGTCTTGGATTTGGCTTCAATCTGCTAAATTTAACCCATCATCTATTGAACATGTTTTCTATGATTTAGACTTTAAGGTCATTTTACTCATTGGTGGGACACTAGAGTTTGCCCACCTCATCGAATTCGGAATACTGTATGTATTTTTGATTGTAGCATTTCTTACTTTAGGGCCACTTACTAAAAAAAAGGAAGTCGCTGCATTAATTATTGCCATTACATACTCATTTATTGATGAAATTCATCAGTACTATGTTCCATACCGTTCATTTTCTCAGATTGATATGGTTAAGAACTTAATCGGGATTTGGTTTTTCTGGTGGCTTGTAAGAAGGACATATTATAATAGAAACTCGAAATTAGGTGCGTTTTTTCGAGGGATACAGTAA
- a CDS encoding class I SAM-dependent methyltransferase, which translates to MSVISNTKQNLRLQRNSKNIFIRNIVSLVYITWSLFNNFRRFFVDQNYRSILLMQLFNSKNVHQTTSLTFMDRYPVIFSAAKEYFGDKNIKMLSYGCSTGEEVMTLRKYFTNSRIIGADVNKSSLAICKKLTVDDKISFIYSTTSELEKHGKYDAIFCMAVLQRKPHHIKETGITNLKHIYPFDKFEKQIIELDRLLKPGGLLVIHYSQYSLLDTILSSKYKVYGDYNQNDYASPIFDKNGKMKPTGTPQNSIFIKKDFPTR; encoded by the coding sequence ATGAGCGTAATTAGCAACACAAAACAAAACCTTCGCCTTCAACGAAATTCAAAGAACATTTTTATTAGAAATATCGTTTCTTTAGTTTATATCACATGGAGTTTATTTAATAACTTCAGACGGTTTTTTGTAGACCAAAATTACAGGTCAATTCTTCTAATGCAATTATTTAATTCTAAAAATGTTCATCAAACAACGTCACTCACTTTTATGGATCGTTATCCAGTCATTTTCTCAGCTGCAAAAGAATACTTTGGAGATAAAAATATAAAGATGCTCTCTTATGGATGTTCAACTGGAGAAGAGGTTATGACTCTGAGAAAATATTTTACCAACTCACGCATTATAGGAGCAGATGTTAATAAAAGCAGTCTTGCTATATGTAAAAAGCTTACTGTCGATGATAAAATATCATTTATCTATTCAACAACAAGTGAACTTGAGAAGCATGGAAAATATGATGCCATTTTTTGTATGGCAGTTCTTCAACGAAAACCTCACCATATCAAAGAAACAGGTATTACCAATCTAAAACACATATATCCGTTTGATAAATTTGAGAAACAAATAATTGAACTTGACAGATTGCTAAAGCCAGGAGGTCTACTAGTTATTCATTATTCTCAATATTCATTGTTAGATACAATTCTATCTAGTAAGTATAAAGTATACGGGGATTATAACCAAAATGATTATGCATCCCCTATTTTCGATAAAAATGGTAAAATGAAGCCAACAGGCACTCCACAAAATTCAATTTTTATAAAAAAGGACTTCCCGACACGATAG
- a CDS encoding helix-turn-helix domain-containing protein, with protein sequence MIGQRIKNYRLQRKLSLSELAERAGVAKSYLSSIERNLQSNPSIQFLEKISSVLGVSVNTLLDGEINDPAELDSEWANLVKEAMKSGVTKDQFREYLEFNKWRAENK encoded by the coding sequence ATGATTGGTCAACGCATCAAAAATTACAGATTACAAAGAAAACTATCACTCTCAGAACTAGCAGAAAGAGCTGGAGTTGCTAAATCTTATCTAAGCTCGATTGAACGCAACCTCCAATCAAACCCTTCAATTCAATTCCTAGAAAAAATCTCCTCCGTCCTCGGAGTTTCAGTGAATACGTTGCTAGATGGCGAGATCAATGATCCTGCAGAGCTTGACAGCGAGTGGGCTAACCTTGTTAAAGAGGCCATGAAATCTGGAGTTACAAAAGATCAGTTTCGTGAATATCTGGAATTTAATAAATGGAGAGCAGAAAATAAATAA
- a CDS encoding anti-repressor SinI family protein, with product MASNGVFKANDLDEEWVDLILYALEIGMSVEEIREFFTSGNKAVTYI from the coding sequence ATGGCAAGCAATGGAGTTTTTAAAGCAAATGATTTGGACGAGGAGTGGGTTGACTTAATTCTATATGCCTTGGAAATCGGCATGTCAGTCGAAGAAATCAGAGAGTTTTTTACAAGCGGAAATAAGGCTGTTACATATATTTAA
- a CDS encoding YqhG family protein: MQQAEIHSFLERYFTSNHCEITESAPGHMTVQLTVELDKQLMNRPFYWHYLEKTGGIPNPYALTLITDQEKAPKDLKGELIHFGAPRLHQIFQSTKQLAGYMRLYQNVQQTVPNNIPLHPWLGINAKISYQCDRKRDILMSLGLHLISGSILENFQDRLEKLELTPKIPDYCFTMSPLIKHKSGLNRLQQYIRGFVESDDHSWADAARERWNEDLELLNHFYEDLEEKPESYETEKEALREQYEPKVKIEIINGGLFYLTPQAMMN, translated from the coding sequence ATGCAGCAAGCGGAAATTCATAGCTTTCTAGAGCGGTATTTCACCTCTAATCATTGTGAAATTACAGAGAGTGCACCCGGGCATATGACCGTTCAACTAACTGTAGAGCTTGATAAACAGCTTATGAACCGTCCTTTTTATTGGCACTATCTTGAGAAAACAGGTGGTATCCCTAACCCTTATGCCCTCACCTTGATTACAGACCAAGAAAAAGCACCTAAGGATTTAAAGGGTGAACTCATTCATTTTGGCGCACCGAGGTTGCATCAAATTTTCCAGTCGACTAAACAATTAGCCGGATATATGCGCTTATATCAAAACGTGCAGCAGACGGTCCCAAACAATATTCCGTTACACCCTTGGTTAGGAATTAATGCGAAAATCTCTTATCAATGTGATCGAAAACGAGATATTTTGATGTCTCTTGGCCTTCATTTAATAAGCGGAAGTATATTAGAAAACTTCCAAGACCGATTGGAAAAGCTTGAGTTAACCCCAAAGATTCCAGACTATTGTTTTACAATGAGTCCACTTATCAAGCATAAAAGCGGGTTAAATCGATTGCAGCAATATATCCGTGGTTTTGTCGAAAGTGATGATCACTCCTGGGCAGATGCTGCTCGTGAACGTTGGAATGAAGATCTCGAGTTACTGAATCATTTTTATGAAGATCTTGAAGAAAAACCAGAAAGCTATGAAACGGAAAAAGAAGCATTACGAGAGCAATATGAACCAAAGGTAAAAATTGAAATCATAAATGGTGGATTGTTTTACTTAACTCCACAAGCAATGATGAACTAG
- a CDS encoding DEAD/DEAH box helicase — translation MKVTTEFDHTWEDGFLQRIDEDGPWASWELYKLAYEVEKHVTIPEFEGLQAPRHLAHLTPLPHQLEVAKQVVEQMNGKAILADEVGLGKTIEAGLILKEYMIRGLVKKVLILVPASLVSQWAAELQQKFYIPAVEQKKSYVWEQCDVVVSSIDTAKRSPHREIVLEQNYDMIIIDEAHKLKNNKTKNYEFAQSLKKRFCLLLTATPIQNRVEEIFNLVSLLKPGHLGNQTYFDESYGKKKSRSLQEDQHLKNLVNKVMIRNRRSDTGIEWTKRKVETVPIEFSESERELYDSISEFRGQGGITSSFAIMTLQREACSSREAVFFTLKKMLEKNNDENINIPEDMVMHLMQKVEQVQTNSKAEKALELIKQIDGKVIIFTEYRATQMYLQWFLQQNGISSVPFRGGFKRGKKDWMKQLFQNHAQVLIATEAGGEGINLQFCNHLINYDLPWNPMRLEQRIGRIHRLGQENDVKIYNFSTANTVEEHILKLLYEKINLFERVVGQLDEILTKLDIGNLEEHVQDILLHSKSEGEMRIKMDNLTSILNYAEEEEGDEPHAASGNS, via the coding sequence GGCTTACAGGCACCAAGGCACTTAGCCCACTTAACTCCACTTCCACATCAGCTTGAAGTCGCAAAGCAAGTGGTAGAACAAATGAACGGCAAAGCCATTCTTGCAGATGAAGTGGGTCTTGGGAAAACAATTGAAGCCGGGTTAATTTTAAAAGAATACATGATTCGTGGGTTGGTTAAAAAAGTATTAATTCTTGTTCCCGCTTCTCTCGTGTCTCAATGGGCAGCAGAATTACAGCAAAAGTTCTATATCCCTGCTGTTGAGCAAAAGAAAAGCTATGTTTGGGAGCAATGTGATGTTGTTGTTTCTTCTATAGATACAGCGAAACGAAGTCCGCATCGAGAAATCGTGCTTGAACAAAACTATGACATGATTATTATCGATGAAGCACATAAACTCAAAAACAATAAAACGAAAAACTATGAATTTGCTCAAAGCTTAAAAAAGAGATTTTGCTTACTTCTTACAGCAACACCTATTCAAAATCGAGTAGAAGAGATATTTAATCTTGTGTCATTATTAAAACCAGGTCATTTAGGTAACCAAACTTATTTCGATGAATCATATGGGAAGAAGAAAAGTAGATCCCTTCAAGAAGATCAACATTTAAAGAATCTTGTTAATAAGGTGATGATTCGTAATCGTCGTAGTGATACTGGGATTGAATGGACAAAACGGAAGGTTGAAACAGTACCAATTGAGTTTTCAGAGTCAGAACGCGAATTATATGATAGCATCTCTGAGTTTCGTGGTCAGGGCGGCATAACAAGTAGCTTTGCAATCATGACATTACAACGTGAAGCATGCAGTAGTCGTGAAGCAGTCTTTTTTACATTAAAGAAAATGCTTGAAAAAAATAACGATGAAAACATCAACATCCCTGAAGATATGGTGATGCACTTAATGCAGAAAGTTGAACAAGTGCAAACCAATTCCAAGGCAGAAAAAGCATTAGAACTAATTAAGCAGATTGATGGCAAGGTGATTATTTTCACAGAATATCGTGCCACTCAAATGTACTTGCAGTGGTTTTTACAACAAAACGGAATCTCGTCTGTTCCCTTCCGCGGAGGCTTTAAGCGTGGGAAAAAGGATTGGATGAAGCAGCTATTCCAAAACCATGCCCAAGTTCTGATTGCAACTGAAGCTGGTGGTGAAGGAATTAACCTTCAATTCTGTAACCATCTGATTAATTATGATTTACCATGGAATCCAATGCGACTGGAACAACGAATTGGTCGTATTCACCGATTAGGACAGGAAAACGACGTGAAGATTTACAACTTCTCCACTGCCAACACCGTTGAAGAACATATTTTAAAGCTTCTTTATGAAAAAATAAATCTGTTTGAACGTGTTGTTGGACAATTAGATGAAATCTTAACAAAGCTGGATATTGGAAATCTTGAGGAACATGTTCAAGATATTTTACTTCATTCAAAAAGTGAAGGCGAAATGCGTATTAAAATGGACAATTTAACCTCAATTTTAAATTATGCAGAAGAAGAGGAAGGAGATGAGCCACATGCAGCAAGCGGAAATTCATAG